One Struthio camelus isolate bStrCam1 chromosome 28, bStrCam1.hap1, whole genome shotgun sequence genomic region harbors:
- the LOC104152581 gene encoding LOW QUALITY PROTEIN: keratin, type II cytoskeletal cochleal (The sequence of the model RefSeq protein was modified relative to this genomic sequence to represent the inferred CDS: substituted 4 bases at 4 genomic stop codons), giving the protein HTLQDVDCACVNQAELETKVESLSPEINFLRSLCETEMAHLQASISDTSVIVQMDNSXGLDTDDIIADVKAQYEDIAKRSQADAESCKQVXGTERNCWQTXQHMRNTKNKIMELNRVIQRLNGELENTKTQRCKLERAIAEAEEHGEVAIKDAKCKLSELEAALQKAKQDMACQLREYQELMNIKMALDIEIATXIATYRKLQEGEESRWLLAQPCKIPAKKKH; this is encoded by the exons CACACGCTTCAGGACGTGGATTGTGCCTGCGTGAACCAAGCTGAGCTGGAAACCAAGGTGGAGTCCCTCAGCCCAGAGATCAACTTCCTAAGGAGCCTGTGTGAGACA GAAATGGCTCATCTCCAAGCATCCATTTCAGACACCTCTGTTATTGTGCAAATGGACAACAGCTGAGGCCTGGACACGGATGATATCATCGCTGATGTCAAAGCTCAATATGAAGACATTGCCAAAAGGAGCCAGGCTGATGCAGAGTCCTGCAAGCAAG taTGAGGAACTGAGAGAAATTGCTGGCAAACATGACAACACATGCGTAACACAAAGAACAAAATTATGGAGCTGAATCGGGTGATTCAGAGACTGAATGGGGAACTCGAAAACACCAAAACGCAG AGATGCAAACTGGAAAGAGCCATTGCTGAAGCAGAGGAGCATGGAGAAGTAGCCATCAAGGACGCAAAGTGCAAACTCTCCGAGctggaggcagctctgcagaaggcGAAACAGGACATGGCCTGCCAGCTCCGCGAGTACCAGGAGCTCATGAACATCAAGATGGCCCTGGACATCGAGATAGCTACCTAGATAGCTACCTACAGGAAgctgcaggagggagaggaaagcaggTGGCTGCTAGCACAACCCTGCAAAATACCTGCAAAGAAGAAACACTAA